The proteins below come from a single Panicum hallii strain FIL2 chromosome 7, PHallii_v3.1, whole genome shotgun sequence genomic window:
- the LOC112899961 gene encoding programmed cell death protein 2-like isoform X2, with protein sequence MGIKPEMLQCSLCGAKLCLVAQVYAPVVKLNIEERTIYVLVCPTPKCGPKPQSWKVLRVQKCRNVEKTEGGSDELGQATGPSSTSVPEEQIDKNKSPDINDDDFDLDALAEALEQAATLASNSKKKNKSKHANAPIKRPVLKEKTDDLSIPVLPCFYIYYDKEQFGGKGTMGSSSNELVLDKEITDTTNDEEEKWEGEKYEYDKAIGADRTFLKFKKRLDAYPEQCFRYSYGGKPLLAAIKLQDAGTCRLCGSPRQYELQLMSPLSYFLHEANDGSSNYAPSSWTWLTLIVYTCSKSCCPSSCGGKPCSCCWGVAEEEIMIQEDEAV encoded by the exons ATGGGCATTAAGCCTGAAATGCTTCAGTGCAGCTTATGTGGAGCCAAGCTTTGTCTCGTTGCTCAG GTATATGCACCTGTGGTGAAGCTAAACATCGAGGAGAGGACAATCTATGTGCTTGTTTGCCCGACACCGAAATGTGGGCCTAAACCTCAGAG TTGGAAGGTCCTAAGGGTCCAAAAATGCCGTAATGTTGAGAAAACAGAAGGTGGCAGTGATGAATTAGGTCAAGCGACTGGACCTTCTTCTACAAGTGTCCCAGAAGAACAGATTGATAAAAATAAGAGTCCTGATATCAACGATGATGATTTCGATCTTGATGCCTTAGCTGAAGCACTTGAGCAAGCTGCGACATTGGCATCTAACTCGAAGAAGAAAAATAAATCAAAGCATGCTAATGCCCCTATAAAACGTCCTGTATTAAAGGAGAAAACAGATGATCTGAGCATACCAG TTCTTCCTTGTTTTTACATATATTATGATAAGGAACAATTCGGGGGAAAAGGTACTATGGGTTCAAGTAGCAATGAGTTGGTTTTGGACAAAGAAATAACAGATACAACAAATGATGAAGAAGAAAAATGGGAAGGAGAAAAGTATGAGTATGATAAAGCTATTGGTGCCGACAGAACTTTCTTAAAATTCAAGAAGCGGTTGGATGCATATCCTGAGCAATGCTTTAG GTATTCTTATGGTGGCAAGCCACTGTTGGCTGCAATAAAGTTACAAGATGCTGGCACTTGTAGGCTGTGTGGCTCACCACGCCAGTATGAATTGCAATTGATGTCTCCATTATCATATTTTCTCCATGAAGCTAATGATGGTTCCTCAAATTATGCACCCAGCAGCTGGACTTGGCTGACTCTTATCGTATACACTTGCTCAAAG AGCTGCTGCCCGTCGTCATGTGGTGGAAAGCCTTGCAGCTGCTGCTGGGGTGTAGCTGAGGAGGAGATAATGATTCAGGAGGATGAAGCCGTCTAG
- the LOC112899961 gene encoding programmed cell death protein 2-like isoform X1, translating to MAEEVHLGLPGPWAADYREKADHYTTKIGGVPDWPTGDMGIKPEMLQCSLCGAKLCLVAQVYAPVVKLNIEERTIYVLVCPTPKCGPKPQSWKVLRVQKCRNVEKTEGGSDELGQATGPSSTSVPEEQIDKNKSPDINDDDFDLDALAEALEQAATLASNSKKKNKSKHANAPIKRPVLKEKTDDLSIPVLPCFYIYYDKEQFGGKGTMGSSSNELVLDKEITDTTNDEEEKWEGEKYEYDKAIGADRTFLKFKKRLDAYPEQCFRYSYGGKPLLAAIKLQDAGTCRLCGSPRQYELQLMSPLSYFLHEANDGSSNYAPSSWTWLTLIVYTCSKSCCPSSCGGKPCSCCWGVAEEEIMIQEDEAV from the exons atggcggaggaggtgcatctAGGTCTGCCAGGTCCCTGGGCGGCGGACTACCGGGAGAAGGCCGACCACTACACCACTAAGATCGGTGGAGTCCCC GATTGGCCAACTGGTGATATGGGCATTAAGCCTGAAATGCTTCAGTGCAGCTTATGTGGAGCCAAGCTTTGTCTCGTTGCTCAG GTATATGCACCTGTGGTGAAGCTAAACATCGAGGAGAGGACAATCTATGTGCTTGTTTGCCCGACACCGAAATGTGGGCCTAAACCTCAGAG TTGGAAGGTCCTAAGGGTCCAAAAATGCCGTAATGTTGAGAAAACAGAAGGTGGCAGTGATGAATTAGGTCAAGCGACTGGACCTTCTTCTACAAGTGTCCCAGAAGAACAGATTGATAAAAATAAGAGTCCTGATATCAACGATGATGATTTCGATCTTGATGCCTTAGCTGAAGCACTTGAGCAAGCTGCGACATTGGCATCTAACTCGAAGAAGAAAAATAAATCAAAGCATGCTAATGCCCCTATAAAACGTCCTGTATTAAAGGAGAAAACAGATGATCTGAGCATACCAG TTCTTCCTTGTTTTTACATATATTATGATAAGGAACAATTCGGGGGAAAAGGTACTATGGGTTCAAGTAGCAATGAGTTGGTTTTGGACAAAGAAATAACAGATACAACAAATGATGAAGAAGAAAAATGGGAAGGAGAAAAGTATGAGTATGATAAAGCTATTGGTGCCGACAGAACTTTCTTAAAATTCAAGAAGCGGTTGGATGCATATCCTGAGCAATGCTTTAG GTATTCTTATGGTGGCAAGCCACTGTTGGCTGCAATAAAGTTACAAGATGCTGGCACTTGTAGGCTGTGTGGCTCACCACGCCAGTATGAATTGCAATTGATGTCTCCATTATCATATTTTCTCCATGAAGCTAATGATGGTTCCTCAAATTATGCACCCAGCAGCTGGACTTGGCTGACTCTTATCGTATACACTTGCTCAAAG AGCTGCTGCCCGTCGTCATGTGGTGGAAAGCCTTGCAGCTGCTGCTGGGGTGTAGCTGAGGAGGAGATAATGATTCAGGAGGATGAAGCCGTCTAG